The DNA sequence TGGCATCAGTAATGATTTTTATAGGAGTAGTAGGTTGGATTTGCCTTTTGGTATCTATAATTGTATACTTTAAGACAAAAGAACAAAAAAATACTAATTCTATAAAAAATGAAAATGAAGAAAAGCCAAAGGTTGTTGTAATAGGAGGAGGAACAGGTCAATCAGTTTTTTTGAGAGGGCTTAAATATCACACTCAAAATATAACAGCTATAGTAACTGTTGCTGATGATGGTGGAGGTTCTGGAGTATTAAGAGAAGACTTAGGAATGCTACCTCCAGGAGATATAAGAAACTGTTTACTATCATTGGCTAACATAGAGCCTACGATGAATGAGGTTATGAAATATCGATTTACAGAAGGGGCTTTAAAAGGGCAAAGTTTCGGGAATCTTTTTTTGGCAGCTATGAATGGTGTCTATGGTAATTTTGAAACTGCAGTTTATAAGATGAGTGAGATCTTTGCTATAACTGGAAGAGTATTACCTGTAACGCTAGAAGATATAAATTTAACTGCATATCTTAAAAATGGAAATATTGTAAATGGAGAGTCTAATATACCAAAGCAAGCAAGATCTCAAAATACTTCTATTGATAGAATAAAATTAGAACCAGAAGGTGCAAAGCCATTAGATGAGGTTATTAAATCTATAGAAAATGCAGATATAATTGTAATAGGACCGGGAAGTTTATACACAAGTATAATGCCGAATTTATTAGTTGAAGGGGTTATAGATGCAATAAAAAAATCTAAAGCTCCAAAAGTTTATATAGCTAATATAATGACTCAACCTGGAGAAACTGATCAATATAATGTTGTTGATCATGTTAGAGCCATAAATAAACATTGCGGCGAAAATATAATTGATATAATAATAACTAATAATGAAGTACTTCCTAAACCTGTATTTGAAATATATAATAAAGATGGGGCAAGTCAAGTTTTATTAGACAAAAGCCAAAAAGATATATTAAAAGATATGGGAATAAAGGTAATAGAATGTAATTTAGTAGAGATAAAAAGCAACTATATCAGGCATGACGCTGACTATATATCAAGTATAGTTGTTAATTTGGCACTAGGTCATAGTTACGATAATGAGAAGTAAAAAAGGATTTTAAAAATTTATGTAGAAATCCTTATTATTATGTTATTTTAAGGAGTGAACACCAATGAGAGAAGAGGTTAGTGCCGGGGGCGTAGTATTATTCGGTAATGCTGTGCTCTTACTTAGAAAATTCAATGGAGATTGGGTATTACCTAAAGGAAAAGTTGAAGTTGGCGAAAATAAAGAAGATGCGGCTTTAAGAGAAGTTTTAGAAGAAACTGGTGTAAAAGCTGATATATTAAAATATTTAGGTGAGATACATTATACTTTCAAGGAAAATTGGGATGAGAATAGAGCTGTTCATAAAACTGTATTCTGGTATTTAATGCAAGCTAGGAGTATGGATACAATTCCACAAAAAGAAGAGGGATTTATAGATGCAAAGTTTGTACATTTAGATAGAGTAGTTGATTTAGCTAGATATGATGATGAAAAAGAGATTATAAAAGTTGCTTTAGATGAAATAAAGAAGAGATTAAAAAAGAACTAAATAAAAGGTGAGAGAATATGTCTTTTTCAGCGGAAACAAAAAATGAGTTAGCTAGAGTTTTTTCTAATGATAAATGTTGTAACATAAGTGAGCTTTCTGCAATAGTTAGACTATCTGGAAGTATCCAACTTGCCGGATATAAAAAACTAAATTTAAAAATTAGTACAGAATTAAATTCAATAGCTAGGAAAGTTTTTAAGCTATTAAAATATAACTTTGGAATTAACACAGAGATATCGGTTAATAAAAATCAAATGTTAAAAAGAAATAGTAGTTATGTGCTTATGGTAACTAGTGATATGGGTGCGGAAAATTTATTAAGAGAGTTGGGCATATTATCAAGAGAAGAAGGATTTTTTACTATGAATAAAGTTCCAGAAGATCTTATAAAAGATAATGAGTGTATTAGAGCGTTTATAAGAGGAGCATTCTTAGGAGGAGGATCTATAAGTGATCCTGAAAAAAATTATCATCTAGAGTTTGTAGCGAATAACGAGGAATTCGCAGAATCTTTAAAAAATCTTATAAATTCATTAGGATTTAATTCTAAAACAGTATCTAGAAAAAATAATTACGTAGTTTATTTAAAAGAAAGTGAACAAATATCAGATTTACTAAATATAATAGGAGCTCATCAAGCTCTTTTAAGCCTGGAAAGTACGAAAATAGTAAAAGAAATGAGAAATAATGTAAATAGATTGGTTAATTGTGAAACAGCCAATTTATCTAAAACTGTAAATGCGGCGGTTAGGCAAATAGAAAATATAAAGTATATCCAATCTAAGGTAGGATTAGATCATTTACCACCAAACTTAAGAGAAATAGCAGAATTGAGGGTAGATAATGAAGACTTAACTTTAAAAGAGCTAGGAGAAATGGCTTCACCAGAGTTAAGTAAATCAGCTGTAAATCATAGATTAAGAAAAATT is a window from the Paraclostridium sordellii genome containing:
- a CDS encoding gluconeogenesis factor YvcK family protein; the encoded protein is MASVMIFIGVVGWICLLVSIIVYFKTKEQKNTNSIKNENEEKPKVVVIGGGTGQSVFLRGLKYHTQNITAIVTVADDGGGSGVLREDLGMLPPGDIRNCLLSLANIEPTMNEVMKYRFTEGALKGQSFGNLFLAAMNGVYGNFETAVYKMSEIFAITGRVLPVTLEDINLTAYLKNGNIVNGESNIPKQARSQNTSIDRIKLEPEGAKPLDEVIKSIENADIIVIGPGSLYTSIMPNLLVEGVIDAIKKSKAPKVYIANIMTQPGETDQYNVVDHVRAINKHCGENIIDIIITNNEVLPKPVFEIYNKDGASQVLLDKSQKDILKDMGIKVIECNLVEIKSNYIRHDADYISSIVVNLALGHSYDNEK
- a CDS encoding NUDIX hydrolase, translating into MREEVSAGGVVLFGNAVLLLRKFNGDWVLPKGKVEVGENKEDAALREVLEETGVKADILKYLGEIHYTFKENWDENRAVHKTVFWYLMQARSMDTIPQKEEGFIDAKFVHLDRVVDLARYDDEKEIIKVALDEIKKRLKKN
- the whiA gene encoding DNA-binding protein WhiA; this translates as MSFSAETKNELARVFSNDKCCNISELSAIVRLSGSIQLAGYKKLNLKISTELNSIARKVFKLLKYNFGINTEISVNKNQMLKRNSSYVLMVTSDMGAENLLRELGILSREEGFFTMNKVPEDLIKDNECIRAFIRGAFLGGGSISDPEKNYHLEFVANNEEFAESLKNLINSLGFNSKTVSRKNNYVVYLKESEQISDLLNIIGAHQALLSLESTKIVKEMRNNVNRLVNCETANLSKTVNAAVRQIENIKYIQSKVGLDHLPPNLREIAELRVDNEDLTLKELGEMASPELSKSAVNHRLRKIEQIADDLRTRFE